The proteins below come from a single Papaver somniferum cultivar HN1 chromosome 11, ASM357369v1, whole genome shotgun sequence genomic window:
- the LOC113325323 gene encoding BTB/POZ and MATH domain-containing protein 3-like has translation MPPVGTIVSTNHKMLSSQSIYETVKGSHLYKIIGYSLAKGIGVGKFMSSQTITVGGHDWVIHFYPDGETKASEEHVSLFLKLVSPREVRATFEFKILDQSEKGNHSVHNVCARMFNTSGTDNSWGFPKCIKRSELETSSYLKADSLSIQCTIGIVQNRDETAEILFEEEKHYVIPPSDMIQNLKGLLESEIGSHITFRVGNEFFKAHKSILAARSPVYRAQFFGLVDSPDMETIVIKEFEPFAFKAMLLFLYSDVLPEPCEVSDSDCPFTTTILMQHLLAAADLYDLARLKLMCEAKLFEEMTADTVATTLALAERYRCLQLKTDCLHFAARPENLGEFIKSDGYAYLEKSCPSLLTDLLKTSAVMDKK, from the exons ATGCCCCCAGTTGGGACGATTGTTTcaactaatcacaagatgttaTCATCGCAGTCGATTTATGAGACTGTGAAAGGTTCTCATCTGTATAAGATAATAGGATATTCTCTGGCAAAGGGAATTGGAGTTGGTAAATTCATGAGTAGTCAAACAATTACAGTGGGTGGTCATGATTGGGTTATACATTTTTATCCAGACGGCGAAACTAAAGCTAGCGAGGAGCACGTATCCTTGTTTCTTAAGTTAGTAAGCCCTAGAGAAGTTAGGGCAACGTTTGAGTTTAAAATACTAGACCAAAGCGAAAAAGGGAATCATTCTGTTCATAATGTTTGTGCAAGAATGTTTAATACCTCAGGAACTGATAACTCATG GGGATTTCCAAAGTGTATAAAGAGGTCGGAGTTGGAGACCTCAAGTTATCTCAAAGCTGATTCCCTTAGCATTCAGTGTACCATCGGAATAGTGCAAAACCGTGATGAAACAGCGGAAATTCTTTTTGAAGAGGAGAAACATTATGTTATTCCTCCATCAGATATGATTCAGAATCTTAAGGGTTTGCTGGAATCTGAAATTGGTTCTCATATTACTTTTCGAGTTGGCAATGAATTCTTCAAAGCCCATAAATCAATACTTGCAGCTCGATCTCCAGTATATAGAGCTCAGTTTTTCGGTTTAGTGGATAGTCCAGACATGGAAACAATAGTCATTAAAGAGTTTGAACCCTTTGCTTTTAAG GCAATGTTACTATTTTTGTACTCAGATGTGCTCCCTGAACCATGTGAAGTTTCTGATTCAGATTGTCCTTTCACTACAACAATACTCATGCAGCATTTGTTAGCTGCAGCAGATCTCTATGATCTTGctcgattgaaactcatgtgtgaggCAAAATTATTTGAAGAAATGACTGCAGATACCGTTGCAACAACACTGGCCCTGGCAGAACGATACCGATGCCTGCAACTGAAAACTGACTGCTTACACTTCGCCGCTAGACCTGAAAATTTGGGAG AGTTTATAAAGTCGGATGGGTACGCATATTTGGAGAAATCATGTCCCTCACTATTGACAGATCTGTTGAAGACTAGTGCAGTGATGGATAAAAAATGA